The Melopsittacus undulatus isolate bMelUnd1 chromosome 9, bMelUnd1.mat.Z, whole genome shotgun sequence genomic interval TGTATGGTTGTAGCAGGTGGGCGAGAATGAAATACAACCCTACAGCTACTGGCTTATCCAGACTTCCACATGTAGCTCTGCTGAATTCCAGCTTCCAAgagtttctgcttcctttcatgGGCTTACTGTGATTAACTTACAAAAACCAGTACACAGTCAGAGTTAATGGGTGCTTGGCAAGTAAAAAAGGCAACTGAGAGTGTTCTGGAGGGAAGATATGGCACTGAATAACAAAGGTGAGAACAGCATCTGGTTTTAAATGATCTGTCTGCAAGCAGTCTTGTCCAAGATGCTCTCaaaacagcatctctgcttgGGAGTTACTGTGTTTTCTTGTAACAGAAGTCTTGTTCTTAATCTGAATGTATTTCTCAAAAGCATATGCTCCTGCTGCACGTCTCGTGGCATCCTCTGCTGTCTCTGGCACAGCCAGTAGCTCTCACAAGCTACTTCAAGTCCTCCACATGTCAAGCAGCATATGAACGCTGCCTCCGTGCCAGTTGTCTGGGGCTGTAACAACACAACAGCAGCTCAAGCTGGAGTTTTTCCACACCTCTTCTGCTCTTTAACGGTCACCAGTAACGTGTACTTAGGGATAACCAAGTGAGTCAAGTCTGGAATGGTGCTCTTCCCTATTTACTCTTCTTGCTTCTAGCAGTCTGTAATTAAGGGACTTCAGAGCTGGAGGCTGTAGCCATGTGATGGGTTTAATAACCTTTTGTAGGACTGTGTTAGATTTATCTATTAACTTCTGAACCCTTTGGGCTTCTGGCATCCCATCATCTTGTCACAGCAtgttctcattttaattcagtGCTGTGTTGCAGAGGACAGGAAAGAAGATGACTCCTCCTGCCTCTTTAATACCTGCTGCTTCAGGTTTTGGTCTTTGATCTATCTTGAGGAAGATTGATTAGTACTTTGAGCTTTGCCTCTAGTGCGTTTCCCCTCTCTTTCCTGCCCAGTTGTCACCTTGAGAAAGCTCTTGTCTGCCTGGTTACTCCTGGCATAGAAGCTGTTGTATTCTTTGTTCTCTTTACATCTTCCTTGTTTTACTATGTGGCTTCTACAGGTGGGTTCCTGATGAGGCACAGGAGATGTGTGTATGTAATCCTGGCTCTCTTCTGTATCCTTTTGTTACTAGTGTTTAGTTGGATCTTCATAGGAATCCTGCTTCTCACAGCTAAGGTAGTGATCAAGCTGCTTGAGCAATAGCAGCTGATACCGTGCTTTTTTACAGCACACCTTTCACACttttaatatactttttatTACCATACACCTTCTATTAGGAGAGGCTTTCTGATTTCGTACAGCTCAGTTTGCTTGATCAGTAAACTGGTGCCTAATCTCCTTTTTCTGGCACTGGTGAACTCAAATGCTATAGACCAGGTGGCAGCTCCCTTCATCCTCTGCTGCTCATACTAAACCAGCTGTTGCAGGGAGGTTCTGACAGTCCTCCAAGTCCCTTTAAAAGGTGAATGGAATTTGGCAGAGTAAAATACTTGTTATTGTCCACAACATGTTTATGTACCTGGTCATGGACCTGTTGTGGAACAAGTAAACCTTCCGAAGTCTTGGGGTTTGTCCCTGCTGTCATTTGTGCTGtattctgttttcaaagctgGGTTTATTTCCTGCGGACAGTTCCCCACACACATCCCAGGAGGCACTGCAGACACTTCAGTTTAGAGCTCTGAGCTTAACACTCACTCCTctatagactcacagaatggttagggctggaaaggaccttcaggtCATCTGGCTTCCTGAGGTGGTACCCGAGGTTCTGTGACAGATAGTTATTATCTTCCCTCTGATCTGCAGAAGGGTGAAGTGCAGTCTTCTCTATGCTGTCTTCTCTGCTACCTCCTCAGTCTTGCCATTTGATCGTGAACACAGTCCTGGTTTGGATGCTGAGATTGGAATTTCAGTATTATGCTCTTGTGGCATGAGctgcttattttccttccctaacCCTGACCCCTTTGATACTTAGCATTTCACTGTTGTGAGCTGTTCTGTGAGCTGTAGCGGTGTGTGGTTTCCACTGCTTCTCTTGTTTCTACACCATTTCAGATGTCAGTAGTTCACTTATTTTTGGCATTCTAATTCAGCCTCACATGTTGATCCCTAACACTTGAATATTCTTGTTAGAGCTGTGTCTTGCCCTGCTGAAGTAAAACCCTTGAGGAGCTCTGGAGTAGCTCTTGCCAGCGCTGATTGCTAGTGCCCTGCTTTGAGGAGGTGACGTCTGGCTGCAGTGGGATGCACCCTTCGCATTTGAACTGTGAGATCCTTAGCTCTTTGCTCCTCTGCTCAGTCTTTTAATTAACACTCTTTCCACAGAAGCTTCCTTGAAACTTCCCAGGCTGCTTTTTAGTTGTCAGTTTGTGGTGAAAAATGCCAGTCAGAGGAGAAACATGGACAAGgaacagcagctgagctgggcTGTGCTTGCTGCACTGAGAAGTCAATGGAAGTTCGATGCTGTTTCTGAGCAGCAGTATCGGGCTTGCTGTTTGAGATGTGGTTGTGAAGGGACACCAAAGGATGTGTTGTAACCTCTCCTAGATATGCCTCATCTTGTGTCACTTCAGGACCTGCATTCCATTTGTTCTTGCAGGAAGGCGTTATCTGCCATCATGAGGAATGTGCGTGGTGCTCTTCAGCTGCATGTCTCAAATAAGAGTCTGCCTGGTGTGATTAATGGGCTCTAGTTATCTGACATGCACTGCTCATGTCGGGCTGCAGCTCTATCAGTGGGGCTGTCTATAGCCTCCAGGATACAGGTGCTGCATCTTTTCCTGCCATGCCTCTGGTGCTGTGCACACAGCAGCCTGCACAGCAGCCTTCACCTCGTGCAGGTGTTATTCCAGGCAGCCTGCTGTACAGGCAGAAGCCTGCCACATGCTGGTGTTTTCACTCTAACCATAGCTCTTTCTGCTTGTTCCCTAACTCAGATTTGTGTTCTAGACTTCGCAGACAGATGGCTGCTTTGACTTGAAGCAGAGGCATATGACTTAAATGTAAGGAATGAGGTGGGAGTGCACAAGCAACTGCCTAGAATGGATTGCGATAGACTTTGTGCTCCAGTAACGTAGATGTGGTTTACTATCTTAATTGCAGTAGTTCTTTAGGTACTTTATATAGCCTGTCTGTTCCAGTTTAAGACAGTGCTTCTAGACTAATGCTTGACATTTTTGTCTTGTGATTTTACTTCTGGAAAGAACTCCCTGTTCCTCCTTGTTTAGGCTTGGCAGAAAAGACTTTCTCTTCAATACACAAGTCCATTATCAGTGCCTTAACTTGGCAATTGTTCCTTCTTCCTGAAGAGAAATGATCTTTATTCTGCCCACAGTTTAAGCCTAATTAATGCTTGTTTGACTTGAAGCTTGTAAAAAGTCTGCCACTTGCTATCTGCAGACCTTCCTAGAAACTCTGCCTACTTCCTGCCCCAGATAAGCCCAGTTCAAAGCCTGGATACAGAAGTCACTTGAGATAGTGGTGAATTTCCAAGGAAATAATCTTGCTCTGGTAAAGAGTTTTATCCATGCAGTCTGCAAGAGGTTTAAGTGGGCTCCTGTTAATAGTGACGAGTAGTAGTCCTCTGAATTATAATGTTCTGGTTAGTGAATATACAAAGTTCAGGTAACAACAAAAATACCTGTTATAGGACAGGTTAATTTGGTCATTGATACTTTTGACCTACCTGAATATCTGCACATTGTGTGCATTGTATTCAGGTGTCCACAAGTTTGTGGAAGTATAGCTTTTAATtgagaataaaagcaaaggcTGAGGGTAGGCTTTAGAGAGTGGGAAGTGCATGAATTGCAAACAGTAActgctgagaagaaaataagaattagGGACAAGGCTATTTAGTGTTGTTCCAAATATTCCTAATGAGTGGCAAGTGTAATTGTGGCCTCCCCTGACTGCTGGTGATGGAATTGTAACCTTCATGCACATAACTCAGAGTTCTATTTAAActtccctctgctttcccagCACTTGGCCCTAAGTGATCCCTGAAACATGGAAGGAAGCCACCTACACATCTGGTGTGGTTTGCCAAGAGCACTTGGGAAGTAGGAATCAGGTGTTCCTGGTCTGTCTTCTGGGAGTGTAGGTTTAAGTTTAGTGATTCCCCAAAACCAGGTGAGTTCCAAGCCTGGTACATGAGAAATCCTGTAGTGTCACAACTGTGATGCAGTCAGAGCTGacatttttcatgtgcttttatCTGAATACCCTGTAGGCCACTGAGCATTGCTCATTGTTCTGCACTTAGTGGACAGCTTCTTTGGCTTTATTCTTTTGATTCCTTTAAGTACCATTATCTTTATATTTTCAATAATTTGTGTTCTtcttgcaggaaaacaaaaaagaacaaacagaaaagtaagTATGGCTTTATTTTGTATGGAAGTGGATATCCTTAGGGAAGGATTCTTGCTTGAGGCAGGTTTAAGGTCTTCTTCCAGCTAAGTTTACTTACTCACACTCTTCCTCACGGCCAGGAGGAGTGCATCCTTTCCTGGTTTGTACACAAACTCCTTGGTCCAGAGCTCTTTCAGGCTGAAAGCAAAGATCAAAAGAGCCATGGATCTGTTGAAATAATTCATAAGTcacatttatgttttcttacTGAGGTGGAGATGTGAAACATgtgcacagctgagctgctggctccaaAAACTCTTCCCAAGAGCACTGCAGATACTGACATTGGTTTGGTGTTGGTGCAGAAACCTCCATCTTCAGATAAGTGTGAAGACAGCAATTTAAACTGCCACAAATGAGTGGCACTGCCAGAACACAGCCAATACTTAAAACAAGTGAAGATGTGACCTGAGAGAAATCTGAGTCTTACTTTTAAATCCTTCCTCTAAATCTTTACTGGTGTTCCTTACTGATTTGCCTGGTTCCTTCAGCAGTGTCATCTCTGTGTTCTGTACAGCTCCAGGGATTGGAGAGGGGAGCAGTACCAGTGAGACTCCTCAGCCTCCGAGGAAGAAGAGGGCTCGAGTAGATCCAACGGTTGAAAGTGTATGTATCCCTTGTTCTCACATTGTAGCAGGAAGGTTGCTTTGCTCAGAAAGACAACAGTATTACATCCTGCAGTGTGGAGTGCTACAACTTGCAGGACTAAGGTTCCCAAGTGGCCTTGAAAAACCTAAGCAATTACCTTGTTCCCTATGGAGCCTGCAGGAATTCCACAATGTTTCAGTTGTGAGAACAAGGAATAGAGGTGACTCTAAGCTTGGGCAGATATCTGACCGTGATGTGTCTGGCTTCACTGTTTTCAGGAGGAGACATTTATGAACAGAGTTGAAGTGAAGGTGAAAATCCCAGAGGAGCTGAAGCCGTGGCTGGTGGATGACTGGGACCTGATCACCAGGCAGAAGCAGGTAATGtggcagaagagcagagctaCAGTTTCATCCCCTCTTCAAGTGCAGAGTTTGACAGCAGCCTCATGGCTTTGCTTGGCAGCTCCATGCCAGCTGGGTTTTAACCAAAGGTCACCTGTGAGTAGGACTGTGGCCCCACAGAGTTGCATGTGAAATAGGCTTGGTCTAATCAAGCTCAAGATGGAAAGGCAAATCATTTTAACTGCTTATTTAAGCTTTAATTGTGTTCTGTCTATGCATGCTTGGCCACTGGAATGTTGTGAGCAGCTTACTGAGCTGGTGGAGGATTGGGCTGTAGGAACATCACGTGTGGTGCCTGTTTTGCTTCAGCTCCTTTCTGCCTTGTTTACCTGTCACTCCCTGCCAAGTTCTCCAAGTACCTTGAGTTGTTCCACAGCTCTTGACAGCAAGTTGTCACTTAGCAAAGTGAGTCAGCTTCTGCCAGGCTGGATCTATATACAGCTTCCTGAGAGAGTAAATTaaactttgctttctgttttcagagtaTAAAACACTTTCATGACCATAAAATGTATTAATCATTACTTGTGAAACCACTACTAAAATTGGCAAGAAGCATAGAAAACAATACTGGTTTTCATTGCTGGCTAGACTGCAATGACATGCTCTAACTTACTGCTGCTCCCAGGTGCTGCTTCCATTCTTGCCATGCCAGATACACGAAAACTGGATTCAAGTCCTGTGTAGATAAGCAAGTTCATCCTTGTGTGCATTGGCTTAAATTTAGCTTGCAGATACaaatatctgcatacattagACCATtgcttgttctgttttccttcctttgtagCTCTTCTATCTTCCTGCCAAGAAGAATGTGGACTCCATTTTAGAGGATTATGCAAACTACAAGAAATCGCGAGGAAACACTGATAACAAGTAAGCAGTGGCCAGCTCAGACCTTAAAtgcttgttctgctgctgtggttGGGCTTGTACTTCATGGAaaacacatcccagccccaagTCCAGCCTCTCCATCACCTTGGTTTTGGAATATGGAGTGTAGAAAGCTGTGAGGAGGCAGTTCAGGAATGTATTCTGCTTTCTGGGTATTATTTCTCCTTCCCCCACTTTCCCGAAGGCCTTTCCTAAAGGAAGCTGATACAAGGCAGTGAGTAGTTCTCCACCCATTCATTTGAGCTCTGTCTTCCCATGATGGGTGAGCACAGGCTCAGCAGCAATCACTGTGTACAGGCTGGACAGACTCCTCTGCAGAGCTACCAAGCAGATGACAACGTGTTTCTGTATGAGTGGACTCTCATGGAGATAGAGGGGTGGGGGACAGGGAGGTAGCCAATGACTCTTAACACAATCAGCTGGGCAAAGCTAATTACTTTGAGTGACAGCTTTGAAGATCTTGTTTGTAATTATCCAGCAGGCCTGGCAACAAGCAAGGTGCGGTTATTCCTGAAGGAAGCTTTCCTCTTTAAAGGGAGACAAACTAGAAGTGtgaagctgttttcttccattcaaGAGGAAGCTCATTACTGACTTGTCAGGGTGTTTGAATGTTCTTTCATCCAATTGTCCTAATGTCTGTTGTTTGCAGGGTGGAGTGGGGTTGTACTCCTCAGCCCTGCAGGCACTGCTAATTCTGGTAGGGTTCCTTgcagtgttttctctcttgccCAGGGAGTATGCTGTCAATGAAGTCGTGGCTGGAATTAAGGAGTACTTCAATGTCATGCTGGGAACTCAGCTCCTCTACAAGTTTGAGAGGCCCCAGTATGCTGAAATCCTGGCAGATCACCCAGATGCTCCCATGTCTCAAGTGTATGGGGCCCCTCACCTCCTGAGGTTATTTGGTGAGTAGCACCTCCGGGGactgaagagcagcagccacAAGTATCCAGACACTGCCTTTTGCCATTGGGAGTCTCAGTGGGTGTGAGCTGCGGACATTTAACAGGTCACCCTGAAACCTCTGGTTTCATTCTTTCCTTGCTCCATGGACCTAAAATGTCCGGAGCCATTCGGGGCTTTGGAATGGAAATGGATTTCCAGCTGTCTTGTTATTTTGAATGAGCTTGTATAGGTTGGAATAGATTCCTGGGCTGCTTTTATATGCAAACTGTGAGGTTGTAGCCTGTGCTGAACTCCTTGTGAAGCTGTTGTTCACGACTAACAAGTGTTACTTCTTTTGACACAGTACGAATTGGTGCTATGCTTGCTTACACTCCTCTGGATGAGAAGAGTCTGGCTTTGCTCTTAAACTATCTGCATGACTTCTTAAAGTAAGTACTTGTACAAGCTTCCAAGAAGAAGGGAGTCGCTCAGCAGGCACAGGCTGTTGGGATGTGCCTGTTTACAATGTATATACCACATACATAATCCTGGGCCTGCCTGTGGGGCCTCCACTTGGGATTTCAGCTCAGCTTTCAAGCTGCTGTATCATGACCTGTTAGGAGTGGGTTTAATTCCCCTGCCGTTACACTGGGGTTAGTGTTACTTCATGTGTGTTTATGTATCTATTAGTCTGCGCTTGTAAACTGTCCCAGCCTGTTACTTGTTTCAAAATCAATGCTTCACTGTGTTTATTTGTAGCTGCTTCACTAAATGTTTACTTGTAGCTGCTGTGGAAAGCAAATGTCAATTACAGCAAACTGTTAAATTACACAGCAGTTACTCAACAGCACTTGGGCAAATGTTAGAAACTGATGATCCTCACTAAGGTTATTTCTGGGGCAGACAGTGCCTGTAGCTTCAGTCCCCTGTGGTGCTGCAGACCTGTTATATTTAGGATGAAAACTCCACCCTAAATGTTAATACAAGATTTAATCTGAAAGGCTTCTAAAACAAATAATCAGGGAGCTGATTTCGGTTGGGTGATGGAGCATTCCCTCACTGCTGTCAGGGTCTGTGGGGTCAATGTGCTGCTCAGTTCACCTGGAGGCGTTTCCTGAATGGGAGATTCTGAACTGGAATTAAACCTGAGTTTAGTGTCTGAGGTGTCACACTGTGTCCCACACATCTGTCCCACGCTGCTGGACCCCCATATGGTGCTTCTGCCATTGATTTACACGTGTATGAGGTGCAGGGCTATAGTACAGCACTGCTGAGCCGTGTGCCAGCTCCTGGCATCAGTGCagccttttgcttttgctgtcctGGCAGATCCTGGTCAAATTTACTAAAGCCATAAACTTCCATGTGTGATTATGTCATGCAGAGATGCTCTGTGTTTCCATCCAAGGCTTTAGCTGCCCACTGACAGTGTTTGGCAACACTGACTTGTAAATAAAACAACAATGGACCGGATAAGCCATTGGAAGCTGATACAGAAACTGCTCAGTAAATCAGAGGTGGCTCCGCAGCAGAGGTGGACATGGGCCAGCCCAAGCACAGGGCAGACCTGCCTAGAGGTGGTCCCAGAGTCAGGTGTAATCATTGTCTTTTGGGTCAGTCTCAAGTGCTCAAGAGCTTCACAGAAACATGAAGCCAGTGACCAAAAACCCCTGAGTtacggaatggtttgggttggaaaggaccttaaagatgcATTCAGTGAGCAGGAATGGCCTCTCCTCAtgcctgtctgctgctgctgcccctcgGTTTGCTCTGGCTGCCCTCTGTTCACCCCTTCAGGCCCCCTCTTTGTGCAGACAGGACTTGACGGTGCCCTAGTCCATGTCCCACCCCACTGAGTACAAGCAGTAGTAAATGAACTCTTGGTACAGCAGCTGACTGACCTCAAACATGAGCTGTTTGATGCTGTTGATCATGACCCCTCTGTGCTCACCAGGGCTGTTTGACAGCTTGTTTGGGATTGAGTTTTGGCAGGAGCTGTCACATCTTTGTTTCCAACAGCTGATTCCTTGGTCAAAACCCATTGGGTTTGTACTAGGAAATGATGGTTTGTGGTCTCAGCAGACACCGGACGTGGTGCTGAAGAGCAGAGACTTCAGGTAAGGAGCTCAGTTCAGCTCTTTATTCTTTTCCACAGGTATTTGGCAAAGAATTCCTCTGCCCTCTTCAGTGCCAGTGACTATGAAGTGGCTCCTCCCGAGTACCACAGGAAAGCTGTATAATGCCACAATGCCACCCCAGTTACTGCCACTGCCCACTTCCACATCTCCTCCTTCACCCTCCTCTTGCACAAATTATGTAGGTGTCAAGTGAATAAAGTGTGTGTGTCAATGGAGCTGGCCTGTGCAGGGTCTCAGGACCTGTTGTCCCGAAGCTGGGGGTTAACAGGAGCTCTCTGGTGTTTCTGGCTCGCTGCTGGTGTTTGCCTCCGTGGGATGTACAAAGGATGCGTTGTGAACCTCATTGTGTGAGCTCTGCCGTGCTTGGTCTGTGCCCGTGGGAAGGTTTGTCTCACTAACACAGACCCAGGGGGTTTCACCACCCTCGTGTgagccagtgctgctgctatGGATTCATCTGTCTTCAAACCCCTTTACTTTCTCGGTGTTGGAAGTGAAATGTCTGGTCCATAAACGTGTGCTTTGATTTAGGTAGTTGAAGGACTGTGACTTTTTATATCCTAACAATAGGAAAATGAATTCTCATTGTCGTGTCTTGGGAACGTTGCTCTTTCAAAGAAGCTGTTTTACAAACCTTCAAATAAACTTTTTTAATCTCAAAGCTTGGACAGTTGTGTTTGCATCATTGAGCCCCTGTGGCAGTGACCCAGTGAGTGTGATACATGTACTGGCCGTGGCAAAAGGAGGTGAAGACACGGCCATGAGCAGCCTGAACTGAGGgcctgctgctggtgggtgACTGCTGTGGGCAGGTTTGTGTTGCTTTTGGCTTTGACTCTGGTATCAGATGTGTAACCCTCATCTCTCAGTGTTGCAGGCTCCCTGTGAGCTTACACACCTCTTCTGGGGAGGTCACTGATGGCATTAGCTCCAAGTACAGTATGTGCCTCACCCTCGGGTGTACGTCTGTCCTGTCTGCcctttgtttctcttgtttccCTGGGTATTTCCTAATAGAGCCTGGCGGTGCTGGGGCATCCTGACGTTGGGAACTGGCTCTTCCAGCCCTCTGTGTGTGGGAGCATCACTTGTTCAGGTCTGGCTgcacctcctcctgcccttAGGCCTATAGAGAGACTCCTCTGCAAGGGCTCCTTTAGGTCAGGTTTCCAGGGCCTCCCACCAGTTtgtgagctctgctgctcactTCATCACTGAAGCCAATACCTTAGCCCCAGAGGAGGGGAGCTCACAGGACCCAATTCACTGCATCAGTGGCACATCCTTTCCTACCAGGATCCTAGATCTGGACCAGCCCTGGAAGAGGCTTCATCCCCTGTGGGCAGCAGGACCCTGAGCTCTCTCTGCCCCTTTTGCCCAGAGCGCAGTGTGGTTTGGGAGCAAGGAAGGAGGTTTTGGGTCAGGTCTATTAAC includes:
- the MORF4L1 gene encoding mortality factor 4-like protein 1 isoform X2, with protein sequence MAPKQDPKPKFQEGERVLCFHGPLLYEAKCVKVAIKDKQVKYFIHYSGWNKNWDEWVPESRVLKYVDTNLQKQKELQKANQEQYAEGKMRGAAPGKKTSGLQQKNVEVKTKKNKQKTPGIGEGSSTSETPQPPRKKRARVDPTVESEETFMNRVEVKVKIPEELKPWLVDDWDLITRQKQLFYLPAKKNVDSILEDYANYKKSRGNTDNKEYAVNEVVAGIKEYFNVMLGTQLLYKFERPQYAEILADHPDAPMSQVYGAPHLLRLFVRIGAMLAYTPLDEKSLALLLNYLHDFLKYLAKNSSALFSASDYEVAPPEYHRKAV
- the MORF4L1 gene encoding mortality factor 4-like protein 1 isoform X1, with product MAPKQDPKPKFQEGERVLCFHGPLLYEAKCVKVAIKDKQVKYFIHYSGWNKNWDEWVPESRVLKYVDTNLQKQKELQKANQEQYAEGKMRGAAPGKKTSGLQQKNVEVFFRRDGAHTVCCLETPTISTRKTKKNKQKTPGIGEGSSTSETPQPPRKKRARVDPTVESEETFMNRVEVKVKIPEELKPWLVDDWDLITRQKQLFYLPAKKNVDSILEDYANYKKSRGNTDNKEYAVNEVVAGIKEYFNVMLGTQLLYKFERPQYAEILADHPDAPMSQVYGAPHLLRLFVRIGAMLAYTPLDEKSLALLLNYLHDFLKYLAKNSSALFSASDYEVAPPEYHRKAV